The following are from one region of the Streptomyces decoyicus genome:
- a CDS encoding aminoacyl-tRNA hydrolase: MTSTETAGQPGNHSGSPLRHEETDRDAAPQFVLPLVARIERAEPPARTDALETAARAVLVLLSDERSAGGGEWAAAVRDWQDARIRKVVRRARGAEWRRAEALPGITVTGRRAEVRVFPPVPLDGWPKDLARLQVSGTELDDPEPPGAPAADAPVLWLNPGLEMSAGKEMAQVGHGAQLAWWEMSEEERAAWRTAGFPLSVRAAGRAQWEELTRSGLPVVRDAGFTEIAPGMTVVAEGADRVRSLAR; the protein is encoded by the coding sequence GTGACCAGTACCGAGACCGCCGGACAGCCCGGCAACCACTCCGGCAGCCCCTTGCGCCACGAGGAAACCGACCGGGACGCGGCGCCGCAGTTCGTGCTGCCGCTCGTCGCGCGGATCGAGCGCGCCGAGCCCCCGGCGCGTACGGACGCGCTGGAGACGGCGGCGCGGGCGGTGCTGGTGCTGCTGTCGGACGAGCGGTCGGCCGGGGGCGGCGAGTGGGCCGCGGCGGTGCGGGACTGGCAGGACGCGCGGATCCGGAAGGTGGTGCGGCGGGCGCGCGGCGCGGAGTGGCGGCGGGCCGAGGCGCTGCCGGGGATCACGGTCACCGGCCGCCGCGCCGAGGTGCGGGTCTTCCCGCCGGTGCCGCTGGACGGCTGGCCGAAGGACCTGGCGCGGCTACAGGTCTCGGGCACGGAGCTGGACGATCCCGAGCCCCCCGGTGCGCCCGCCGCGGACGCACCGGTCCTGTGGCTCAATCCCGGGCTGGAGATGTCGGCCGGCAAGGAGATGGCGCAGGTCGGGCACGGTGCGCAGCTGGCGTGGTGGGAGATGTCCGAGGAGGAGCGGGCGGCCTGGCGCACGGCCGGGTTCCCGCTGTCCGTACGGGCTGCCGGGCGCGCGCAGTGGGAGGAGCTGACCCGCAGCGGTCTGCCCGTGGTGCGCGATGCCGGGTTCACGGAGATCGCGCCCGGGATGACTGTGGTGGCCGAAGGGGCGGACCGCGTCAGGTCTCTCGCGCGCTGA
- a CDS encoding ABC transporter ATP-binding protein, producing MRLDGVGRRYGVRGPWVLREVQLDVPEGVLLRVEGTNGSGKSTLLRLLAGIDRPSTGRITGRPRSAYVPERFPAALPFTAVGYLTHLGRIHGLRGPEAARRATEWLERFGAAGHARTRMAELSKGTSQKVAVAQALLAEPGLLVLDEAWTGLDRSARDVLDRVVAERVADGGTVVFVDHDPQRLAGAADARYRVTDGRVAAYEECGRAADAQTAAGPRVLIEAEGAPGSLPAAGAPQLPGGPEIAPGPDGTTRLTVPAPHSDALLRALLTARPPWHIRAVTAAPRPYDAPGTAPVTDDAPAPHEAPLP from the coding sequence ATGAGGCTGGACGGGGTGGGGCGCCGCTACGGAGTGCGTGGCCCCTGGGTGCTGCGGGAGGTGCAGCTCGACGTGCCCGAAGGCGTGCTGCTGCGGGTCGAAGGGACCAACGGCAGTGGGAAGTCCACGTTGCTGAGGCTGTTGGCAGGGATCGACCGGCCCAGTACCGGACGTATCACCGGCCGCCCGCGCAGCGCCTATGTGCCCGAACGGTTCCCGGCCGCGCTGCCCTTCACCGCCGTCGGCTACCTCACCCACCTCGGCCGCATCCACGGCCTGCGCGGCCCCGAAGCGGCCCGTCGCGCCACCGAGTGGCTCGAACGCTTCGGGGCGGCCGGCCACGCGCGCACCCGGATGGCCGAGCTGTCCAAGGGGACGAGCCAGAAGGTCGCGGTCGCCCAGGCGTTGCTCGCCGAGCCCGGACTCCTGGTCCTGGACGAGGCCTGGACCGGTCTGGACCGCAGCGCACGTGACGTGCTCGACCGCGTGGTCGCCGAGCGGGTCGCGGACGGCGGCACCGTCGTGTTCGTCGACCACGACCCGCAGCGGCTGGCGGGCGCGGCCGACGCCCGCTACCGGGTCACGGACGGGCGGGTGGCGGCTTATGAGGAGTGCGGGAGGGCGGCGGATGCGCAGACCGCGGCCGGGCCCCGCGTGCTCATCGAGGCCGAGGGCGCACCGGGAAGCCTGCCGGCCGCCGGAGCGCCGCAGCTGCCCGGCGGACCGGAGATCGCGCCCGGACCGGACGGGACGACCCGGCTGACGGTTCCGGCCCCGCACTCCGACGCCCTGCTGCGCGCCCTGCTCACCGCCCGTCCGCCCTGGCACATCCGCGCGGTCACCGCCGCCCCACGGCCGTACGACGCCCCCGGCACCGCCCCTGTCACCGACGATGCCCCCGCACCCCACGAGGCCCCACTCCCGTGA
- the zapE gene encoding cell division protein ZapE, with amino-acid sequence MSPSQSSSPQPDPIAGPPADGDDAAPAALTARAPHVPADRLVAEMVPPPRFQGARFDTYIPDPKQPSQSEAVQVLSDFAESIDAGRAGSGKRRWFAKKPAAPKGPRGVYLDGGYGVGKTHLLASLWHATPAPAEQKAFGTFVELTNLVGALGFQQTVRTLGEHKLLCIDEFELDDPGDTVLVSTLLGKLVDAGVALAATSNTLPGKLGEGRFAAADFLREIQGLSAQFRPLRIDGEDYRHRGLPEAPAPYDDETVTRTAYRTPGASLDDFPSLLEHLSKVHPSRYGAMCDGIEAVCLTDVQAVPDQSTALRLVVLADRLYDREVPVLTSGKAFDELFSEEMLRGGYRKKYFRAISRLTALARDAGPLVAGNSR; translated from the coding sequence GTGTCGCCTTCCCAGTCCTCTTCCCCGCAGCCCGACCCGATAGCCGGACCGCCGGCCGACGGGGACGATGCGGCGCCCGCCGCGCTCACCGCCCGCGCCCCGCACGTCCCGGCCGACCGCCTGGTGGCCGAGATGGTGCCGCCGCCGCGCTTCCAGGGCGCCCGCTTCGACACCTACATCCCGGACCCGAAGCAGCCCAGCCAGTCCGAGGCCGTCCAGGTCCTGAGCGACTTCGCGGAGAGCATCGACGCCGGGCGGGCCGGCTCGGGGAAGCGGCGCTGGTTCGCCAAGAAGCCGGCCGCCCCGAAGGGCCCGCGCGGCGTCTATCTGGACGGCGGCTACGGCGTCGGCAAGACCCATCTGCTCGCCTCCCTGTGGCACGCCACCCCCGCCCCGGCCGAGCAGAAGGCCTTCGGCACCTTCGTCGAGCTGACGAACCTCGTCGGCGCGCTCGGCTTCCAGCAGACCGTACGCACCCTCGGCGAGCACAAGCTGCTGTGCATCGACGAGTTCGAATTGGACGACCCCGGTGACACCGTCCTGGTCTCCACCCTGCTCGGCAAGCTGGTGGATGCCGGTGTGGCGCTGGCCGCCACCTCCAACACGCTGCCCGGCAAGCTCGGCGAGGGCCGCTTCGCCGCCGCCGACTTCCTGCGGGAGATCCAGGGCCTGAGCGCCCAGTTCCGCCCGCTGCGGATCGACGGTGAGGACTACCGCCACCGCGGTCTGCCCGAGGCGCCCGCCCCGTACGACGACGAGACCGTCACCCGCACGGCGTACCGCACGCCCGGCGCCTCGCTCGACGACTTCCCCTCCCTGCTGGAGCATCTGTCCAAGGTGCACCCCAGCCGCTACGGCGCGATGTGCGACGGCATCGAGGCGGTCTGCCTCACCGACGTCCAGGCGGTGCCCGACCAGTCCACGGCGCTGCGCCTGGTCGTCCTCGCGGACCGGCTCTACGACCGTGAGGTGCCGGTGCTGACCTCCGGCAAGGCCTTCGACGAGCTGTTCAGCGAGGAGATGCTGCGCGGCGGCTACCGCAAGAAGTACTTCCGGGCGATCTCCCGGCTGACGGCGCTGGCACGCGACGCGGGCCCCCTGGTGGCCGGCAACTCCCGGTAG
- a CDS encoding alkaline phosphatase PhoX: protein MSATRRQILARTGALGAGIAFSGSLTELFTGTATAQSMGQRGYGPLVPDPDGLLDLPRGFRYRVLSREGDPLRSGEGKVPSNCDGMAAFPGSPGSSGHHGGTRLVRNHENRTGSRQAVPRVRDLTYDPGGEGGCTALELGPDNTVRSERVAIAGTSTNCAGGPTPWNTWLTCEETEHRAGEENYTKDHGFIFEVDPYDPRRTGAVPLTAMGRFQHEAIAVDPGTGTVYETEDAFDKPFGLFYRFLPNKPRGGRGSLRAGGRLQALRVPGVPDLSTIQRPGTTFDHVTWVDVPDPLARETPIRFQDFGPGGITHAQKLEGCYWGGSCVYFVSSFAHREDGSAADHYGQVWKYDPKKRQLTQVVVFGPDADLQLPGESPDNISLAPSGGLMVCEDGEGAQHVFGLTRRGAVYAMARGRQNIGTPEKPEWGEFAGVTFSPDHRTMYVNCYTPGTTFAVTGPWHH, encoded by the coding sequence ATGTCCGCGACACGACGTCAGATCCTGGCAAGAACCGGTGCGCTCGGGGCGGGAATCGCCTTCTCCGGAAGCCTCACGGAGCTCTTCACGGGGACCGCGACCGCCCAGAGCATGGGGCAGCGCGGCTACGGCCCGCTGGTCCCCGACCCCGACGGCCTGCTCGACCTCCCCCGGGGCTTCCGCTACCGGGTCCTCTCCCGGGAAGGCGACCCGCTGCGCTCGGGGGAGGGCAAGGTGCCCAGCAACTGCGACGGCATGGCTGCTTTTCCGGGTTCTCCCGGTTCCTCCGGCCACCACGGCGGCACCCGCCTCGTCCGCAACCACGAGAACCGTACGGGCTCCCGCCAAGCCGTCCCCAGGGTCCGCGACCTGACGTACGACCCCGGTGGTGAGGGCGGCTGCACGGCCCTGGAGCTCGGCCCGGACAACACGGTGCGCTCCGAGCGGGTCGCCATCGCCGGCACCTCCACCAACTGCGCGGGCGGCCCCACCCCCTGGAACACCTGGCTGACCTGCGAGGAGACCGAGCACCGGGCCGGTGAGGAGAACTACACCAAGGACCACGGGTTCATCTTCGAGGTCGACCCCTACGACCCGCGGCGCACCGGCGCGGTCCCGCTGACCGCGATGGGCCGCTTCCAGCACGAGGCGATCGCCGTGGACCCCGGCACCGGCACCGTCTACGAGACCGAGGACGCCTTCGACAAGCCCTTCGGCCTGTTCTACCGCTTCCTGCCCAACAAGCCGAGGGGCGGCCGCGGTTCGCTCCGGGCCGGCGGCCGGCTCCAGGCGCTGCGCGTCCCCGGTGTGCCCGACCTGTCCACCATCCAACGGCCCGGCACCACCTTCGACCACGTCACCTGGGTGGATGTGCCCGATCCGCTCGCCCGTGAGACCCCGATCCGCTTCCAGGACTTCGGCCCCGGCGGCATCACCCACGCCCAGAAGCTGGAGGGCTGCTACTGGGGCGGCTCCTGCGTCTACTTCGTCTCCAGCTTTGCGCACCGCGAAGACGGCTCGGCGGCCGACCACTACGGACAGGTGTGGAAGTACGACCCGAAGAAGCGGCAACTGACCCAGGTCGTCGTCTTCGGCCCGGACGCCGACCTCCAACTGCCCGGCGAATCCCCCGACAACATCAGCCTCGCGCCCAGCGGAGGCCTGATGGTGTGCGAGGACGGTGAGGGCGCCCAGCACGTCTTCGGCCTCACCCGGCGCGGTGCGGTCTATGCGATGGCGCGCGGCCGGCAGAACATCGGCACCCCGGAGAAGCCGGAGTGGGGCGAGTTCGCGGGCGTGACGTTCTCGCCCGACCACCGGACGATGTACGTCAACTGCTACACACCGGGAACGACGTTCGCGGTGACCGGCCCCTGGCACCACTGA